The bacterium genome includes the window CGCCGCGGCGTCTTGCCCGCGGCAAACCGGAATGTTACCTTGTTTCGCTGGAAACGTCCCTTTTCCGGGCGTTTCCCCATTCCCCACACCCCCCCAAGGAGCAGTCGCTCATGTCCCCGATCGACTACACGCAGCGGACCGACTACACCGCGGACGTGCCCCGCATGAAGGCGGCGCACAAGCTCGTCTCCGAAACGTCCTACGTTCCCGGCCTGCCGCAGCGGGGCTACAACGACCGCACGCTGCACATCGACCTCTCGACCGCGAAGGCCACCGAGAAGAAGGTCACGCAGCAGATGAAGGACCTCTTCGTCGGCGGCCGCGGCTTCGGCCTCTACTACCTCTGGCAGGCGACCAAGCCGGAGACGAAGTGGGACGACCCCGAGAACGACATCGTCATCGCCCCCGGCCCGCTGGCGGGGAACACGCTCTACCCCGGCTCGGGGAAGTCGATCGTCGTCACGATCTCCCCCGCGACCGACATCCCGATCGACAGCAACGTCGGCGGCTACTACGGCCCGCTGCTCAAGTTCTCCGGCTTCGACGCCATCGAGCTGCAGGGGAAGGCCGAGCGGGACGTCGTCGTCGTCGTGGACGGGGTCAAGGGAACCATCCGCGTCGAGGAAGCGCCGGAAGAGCCGCTCGACAGCCACGTGCTGGCCGAGATCCTGACCCACATGTACGCGGAAGGGCCCGAGGACCTGGCGAACGTCTCCGTCGTCTCCGCCGGCCGCGGCTCCGACCACAGCTACTTCGGCTGCCTCAACTTCTCGCTGTACGACAAGCGGCGCAAGGCGGTGCGGCTGAAGCAGGCCGGCCGCGGCGGGATCGGCCGCGTCTTCCGCGACAAGAAGGTCAAGGCGCTCGTCGTGCGCGGCCCGAAGCCCAAGGGGGACATGAACAACATGGCCGACCGCTCGAAGGTGGCGAAGGTCGGCCTGACGATCAACAAGGAAATCCTCGACATGGACGCCCAGCAGTGCCGCATGCGCACCGCGGGGACGGCCCACCTCGTCGAGATCATGGACGCCTACGACCTCCTGCCGGTCAACAACTACCAGTTCGGCAAGAGCGAGGAGATGTCCAAGATCGAATCCAAGGTCTGGGAGGCCCGCTTCACGCAGGGGATCCCCGACGGCTGCTGGATCGGCTGCACGATGGCCTGCGCCAAGGGCGCCGACGGCTTCGTCGTCAAGACCGGCCCGTACAAGGGGCACACCGTGACGGTGGACGGCCCGGAGTACGAGAACGTCGGCGGCCTCGGCTCGAACTGCGGCATCTTCGATCCGGACTGGATCCTCGAGTCGAACTTCTACTGCGACACCTACGGCCTCGACACGATCTCCTTCGGCACGCACTGCGCCTTCCTGATGGAATGCTACGAGCGCGGGATCCTGAACAAGGAGCGCACCGGCGGGATCGAGCTGAAGTTCGGCTCCGGCGAGGCGCAGATGGAGCTCATGCACCGGATCGCCGAGGGCGAGGGCTTCGGGGCGGTCGCCGCCAAGGGGATCAAGTACTGCAAGAACTACTTCATCGAGCGCGGCTGGGGCGACCCGCAGCTGATCCAGGACATCGGGATGGAGTGCAAGGGGCTCGAGTACTCCGAGTACATCTCGAAGGAGTCGCTGGCCCAGCAGGGCGGCTACGCGCTGACGAACAAGGGGCCGCAGCACGACGAGGCCTGGCTGATCTTCATGGACATGGTCAACAAGCAGCTGCCCACGTTCGAGGCCAAGGCCGAGGCGCTGCACTACTTCCCGATCTTCCGCACCTGGTTCGGGCTGCACGGCCTCTGCAAGCTGCCGTGGAACGACATCGAGCCGGCGGACAACGGGAAGACCTCGGAACCGGCGAAGGTCCCCGAGCACGTCTACAACTACACGCAGATCTACGAGGGGATCGTCGGCAAGCCGCTGAGCAAGGAAGAGCTGATCCTCCAGTCGGAGCGGGTCTACAACTTCCAGCGCGCCTTCAACGTGCGCCGCGGCTACGGCCTGCGGAAGAACGACCTGCCGCCGTACCGCTCGGTCGGGCCGGTGACGAAGGAAGAGTACGAGTCGCGCGCCGACCGCTACGACGGGCAGCTCAAGGAGCTGGTCGGCTACGACCCGGCGGGCAAGAGCACGGAGGAGAAGGTCGCCGCGCTCCGCGCCTTCCGCGAGAAGCAGTACCAGCTGCTGTGCGACGCGGTCTACAAGCGTCGCGGCTGGACCGCGGACGGCGTGCCGACGGTCGCCAAGCTCAAGGAGCTCGGCATGGACCTGCCGGAAGTCGTCGAGGTCGTCCGGGCGCACGGCGCCTGAGCGGAGAGACGGCGGTGATCCACGTCAACGGCGATCCGAAGGAGTGGCGCGAAGGGATGACCGTGCGCGACATCCTGAAGCTCTGCAACTTCAAGTTCCCGCTGCTCGTGGTGAAGGTGGACGACCGTCTGGTTCAGCGCGCCGACTACGACGCCTTCGTCGTGCCGGACGGCGCGCG containing:
- a CDS encoding aldehyde:ferredoxin oxidoreductase gives rise to the protein MKAAHKLVSETSYVPGLPQRGYNDRTLHIDLSTAKATEKKVTQQMKDLFVGGRGFGLYYLWQATKPETKWDDPENDIVIAPGPLAGNTLYPGSGKSIVVTISPATDIPIDSNVGGYYGPLLKFSGFDAIELQGKAERDVVVVVDGVKGTIRVEEAPEEPLDSHVLAEILTHMYAEGPEDLANVSVVSAGRGSDHSYFGCLNFSLYDKRRKAVRLKQAGRGGIGRVFRDKKVKALVVRGPKPKGDMNNMADRSKVAKVGLTINKEILDMDAQQCRMRTAGTAHLVEIMDAYDLLPVNNYQFGKSEEMSKIESKVWEARFTQGIPDGCWIGCTMACAKGADGFVVKTGPYKGHTVTVDGPEYENVGGLGSNCGIFDPDWILESNFYCDTYGLDTISFGTHCAFLMECYERGILNKERTGGIELKFGSGEAQMELMHRIAEGEGFGAVAAKGIKYCKNYFIERGWGDPQLIQDIGMECKGLEYSEYISKESLAQQGGYALTNKGPQHDEAWLIFMDMVNKQLPTFEAKAEALHYFPIFRTWFGLHGLCKLPWNDIEPADNGKTSEPAKVPEHVYNYTQIYEGIVGKPLSKEELILQSERVYNFQRAFNVRRGYGLRKNDLPPYRSVGPVTKEEYESRADRYDGQLKELVGYDPAGKSTEEKVAALRAFREKQYQLLCDAVYKRRGWTADGVPTVAKLKELGMDLPEVVEVVRAHGA
- the thiS gene encoding sulfur carrier protein ThiS, with amino-acid sequence MIHVNGDPKEWREGMTVRDILKLCNFKFPLLVVKVDDRLVQRADYDAFVVPDGARVAVLHLMSGG